GATCCGCAGGTTGTAGGGGTTGCGGATGCCCGCCCCCGATCCGATGGGCGCCCCGAGCGGCATGACGGCAGCGCAGCCGATCTGTTCCAGCCGTCGGGCGATGATGGGGTCGTCACCGCAGTAGGGCAGGACGACGAAGCCGTCGTCGACCAGGGTCTCCGCCGCGTCGAGCAGCTCGACGGGGTCGGGGAACAGGGTCCGGTCGTCACCGATGACCTCGAGCTTGATCCAGTCGGTCTCCAGCGCCTCGCGCGCCATCCGTGCCAGCTTCACGGCCTCGGTCGCGGTGTAGCAGCCGGCGGTGTTCGGCAGGACCCTGATGCCCGCGTCGCGGATGACGTCGAGGACCGACCCACCGGCCCTCGGGTCGAGGCGGCGCAGGGCCACCGTCGTCAGCTGCGTGCCCGACGCGACCAGCGCCTCGTGCAGCGCCTCGTGCGACGGGGCACCACCGGTGCCCATGATCAGGCGGGAGGTCAGCTCGACCCCTCCGATGCGGAGCGGATCATCGGCCATCAGCAGCCTCCTTGCACAGCGGTGAGCACCTCGACGACGACACCGTCGGCGAGGGGGGTGTGGGGCCAGTCGGCCCGGCGGACGACGACGCCATCGATCGCGACGGCGACGCCGGGCAACGACGGGTCGTGTCCGAGGGACGTCACGACGTCGGCCACGGTGGCGTCGGGATCCAGCTCGGCGGGTTGCCCGTTGAGCACGATGGTCATCGGCGTGGTCATGCGGCAGGGCTCGCGATCCGGTCGGGGGCGAAGGGAACGACCGCATCGGGCACGTCCGTGCCGGTCACCCAGGCGACGACGGCCTCGGCGGTCAGGGCGCTCTGCAGCACGCCGTTGCGCGCGTGCCCGGTTGCCACGACCAGGCCCTCGTGGCCCGGCAGCGGACCCATCAGCGGGGCGTTGTCGGGGCTCCCGGGCCGGAAGCCCACGGCCACCTCGACGAACGTCGCCTCGGCCAGGCCGGGCACCAGCTCCCACGCCGCCTGGAGCAGGTCGCGCACGGCGCCGGCCGTCGGCCGGTCGTCGAAGCCCTGCTCCTCCATGGTCGCGCCGACGACGACACGGCCGTCGGGCCGGGAGACGATGTAGCAGTCCTCGCCACGGATGTTGCGGCGCAGCAGCGGTCCGCCGGTGTTGCGCAGGTGCAGCAGCTGGCCCTTCACCGGGCGGACGGGGGCGGGCAGGTCGAGCCCGTCGACCAGCCCCGAACGGGCACCGGCCGCCAGCACCACACGGTCGGCCCGCACGGTGCGTCCGTCGCCCGTCGCGACGCCCGTGACCCGCCCGTCGTCACGCTGGACGGCAGCGACCGTGTCGGTGTCGACCGTGACGCGGCCGTCGAACCGGCACAGCGTCAGCAGTCCCTCCACCAGCGCGCGGTTGTCGACCTGGTGGTCACCGTCCACGCGGATGCCGCTGCGAACCGACGGGGACAGCGCGGGTTCGAGCCGGCGCAGGTCGCGGCTGCGCACCCATTCCACGTCCATGCCGAGCTGCTCCTGGACGGCCAGCAGCCGGCGATGCTCGGCGGCGTCGTCGGCGTCACGGGCCACCAGCAGGCTGCCGCACTCGACGTAGCCGACATCCACCCCCGCAGCGGCCAGCGCGGCGGCATGTGCGGGCCAGCGGTCCACGGCGGCCAGGTTGAGCTGCAGCAGGGCGTCCTCGCCGTAGTGGAGCTCGGTGACCGGGGCCAGCATGCCCGCGGCTGCCCAGCTGGCACCACGAGCAGGGGACGGGTCGAGCACCCGTACCGTCGCACCGGCCTCCGCCAGCCGCCATGCGCAGGTCAGGCCGATCACACCGGCGCCGACGATCACCACATCCGAGCTCATTTGGGCGCACAGCGTAGTCGCTCCCCCGGGGTCGACCGACTCACAGGCAATTCTCAGACGGCCATGGCACGCTGCCAACGTGGTCACCCAAGGCTCCTCCCCCCGAAACGGTGCGTCCGGCGACGGCCCCGACGTCCTCGTCGTCGACGACGACGCCGGCATCCTGCGATCACTGCAACGAGCCCTGACGCTGGAGGGATTCAGCCCGCGGACGGCCGATGGCGGCCTGGCGGCGCTGAACGCGGTGCGTCGCCAGGCGCCCGACGTGATGATCCTCGACATCGGCATGCCCGATGTCGACGGCGCAGCCGTGGCCCGACGACTGCGCGCCGACGGTCACGACTTCCCGATCTGCGTGCTCTCCGCCCGTGACGAGGTGACCGACCGGGTCGCTGGCCTGGAAGCGGGCGCCGACGACTACGTGGTGAAGCCGTTCGCGCTGGAGGAGCTCGTCGCACGCCTGCACGCCCTGCTGCGCCGCGCGGGCTCCAACGATCGTCCCGGCGGTCAGCAGACCATGGTTGTCGGTGACCTGGTCGTGGACCCTGCACGACGGCTGGTCACCCGGGCCGGCCGCGAGATCGAGCTCACCCGCCGCGAGTTCGACCTGCTCGAGGCCCTGGCCGCCCACGCCTCCATCGTCCTGTCCCGTGCACAGCTGCTGGAGATGGTCTGGGGTTACGACTTCGCGGCGGACGGCAACGTCGTCGACGTCTTCGTGGGGTACCTGCGCCGCAAGACCGAGTCGGAAGGGGAACCCCGCATGATCCACACCAAGCGCGGCATCGGGTTCGTCCTGCGGCCCGCCGACACCCTCCACCCCTGATGCGCACCCTGCGCGGCCGGGTCGCGCTGATGTCGGTCCTCGTGGTGGCCATCGCGTTCCTGCTGACCGGCACCGTGATCGTCGGTGCCACGGGGCGTGCGGAGGAGCAGCGGCTGCGCGATGACCTCCA
The nucleotide sequence above comes from Euzebya pacifica. Encoded proteins:
- a CDS encoding thiazole synthase, producing the protein MADDPLRIGGVELTSRLIMGTGGAPSHEALHEALVASGTQLTTVALRRLDPRAGGSVLDVIRDAGIRVLPNTAGCYTATEAVKLARMAREALETDWIKLEVIGDDRTLFPDPVELLDAAETLVDDGFVVLPYCGDDPIIARRLEQIGCAAVMPLGAPIGSGAGIRNPYNLRIIVEQASVPIILDAGIGTASHAALAMELGCDAVLCASAITRAQSPARMARAIAGAVEAGRLARLSGPIPERLYADASSPDYGRPDLT
- the thiS gene encoding sulfur carrier protein ThiS, producing MTIVLNGQPAELDPDATVADVVTSLGHDPSLPGVAVAIDGVVVRRADWPHTPLADGVVVEVLTAVQGGC
- the thiO gene encoding glycine oxidase ThiO, translated to MSSDVVIVGAGVIGLTCAWRLAEAGATVRVLDPSPARGASWAAAGMLAPVTELHYGEDALLQLNLAAVDRWPAHAAALAAAGVDVGYVECGSLLVARDADDAAEHRRLLAVQEQLGMDVEWVRSRDLRRLEPALSPSVRSGIRVDGDHQVDNRALVEGLLTLCRFDGRVTVDTDTVAAVQRDDGRVTGVATGDGRTVRADRVVLAAGARSGLVDGLDLPAPVRPVKGQLLHLRNTGGPLLRRNIRGEDCYIVSRPDGRVVVGATMEEQGFDDRPTAGAVRDLLQAAWELVPGLAEATFVEVAVGFRPGSPDNAPLMGPLPGHEGLVVATGHARNGVLQSALTAEAVVAWVTGTDVPDAVVPFAPDRIASPAA
- a CDS encoding response regulator transcription factor produces the protein MVTQGSSPRNGASGDGPDVLVVDDDAGILRSLQRALTLEGFSPRTADGGLAALNAVRRQAPDVMILDIGMPDVDGAAVARRLRADGHDFPICVLSARDEVTDRVAGLEAGADDYVVKPFALEELVARLHALLRRAGSNDRPGGQQTMVVGDLVVDPARRLVTRAGREIELTRREFDLLEALAAHASIVLSRAQLLEMVWGYDFAADGNVVDVFVGYLRRKTESEGEPRMIHTKRGIGFVLRPADTLHP